The DNA sequence gttctttgcagaactctttcatgattaaattcttgaactcagtgtcattatcacttcttataattttgaaagaatctttgaccaatttatccagctgtttgacatgatcagttagagtagatgcagtttcattcttcttgtgcaagaaatacactcaagtgtaccttgtgaactcatccactataaccatagcatatttcttatttgcaatagacattacattgactggaccaaatagatcaacatgcagtaggtgataaggctcaagaattggagattcagttttgctcttgaatgaagattttctttatttttccttttgacatgaatcacaaaggtcattaggagcaaatactgattttggcagtcctctcacaagatctttctttactagctcatttatgttgttaaaatttaaatgagagagtcttttatgcaaatttcagctttcttcacaaagtctgatagtagggctttatttccagtcatatgtcctgaacatccactatccagaactaggatgtttttcctgttgccctgcaatcacaaagaccactattggttagttttaaggacccagacttgcttggatcctttggcctttttaagtttgttagcatttacagcggatttaatttcagagtttatgctaacatgctgtttatcagaatttatatcagattttgcattagactttacactagaaggaataatactaactttcttcaaagaaggttttatttgataataatcatagtacaaactacgatattccttacaagtataaatggaatgtcattaactaccacaatgaaaacaaggattttatggtttaaacctaatagactgactcttaattcctgatctaggaggtaaagaatttatatatttatttttcctgcaaaaagaaacaagatggttagagtttccacagttataacatttctttctagtagcattaggaataggcatataattgttgcttttattcactccttcctttccattcctatttttcctagcttcctttaccttgttcacatttctaaactctttcagcttatgcttaagctgcttctttgtcattaaacctatatttacttcagctggtttatattattttaatttattagaagttgacttttctttgacttctgtcctagactctttcatcttttcgataatcagactttacagtttttgctacaaacttaacaggatttacctttggcttagcagtctgtttaacaacagttggctcaatttgcacagttcctttctcacttttatcatctccataacctgagccctcttttcagtttccactacttagtaaattctgagttgttcagccagagttagtccaagttctgataatctctttttccttttctaagtcatcttttagagattcattcaatttaacacttcatctctaacatacaaagcatcatctctttctttcttagtttgatgaagaaaactaactcattttctaaatagtcatttctctttttaaaagcaagattttcagatgttaatctttcacatgttaaagtctgacctctatagctaatgaaaatggttttaagatataatctcaactcagtaatatcatcagtatgaaaagcataagttgtttgaggtaccttcaattcagtagtttcaggactgctattagcatttgccatcaaggcatagttcacctctttttcagaatctgaagtgtctgtccagcttttcttctttatgacaagtgccttgcctttgtcactttttcctttcttgcagtcaggagatatgtggcctctttcaccataattgtagcatttgacatttgagttgtctcctctgtcatactttcctcctttgccttcagactttctgaatcatttcttatcagaacttccacttttcctggaaaacttttttccctttctgaatttcctttaggctatctttgtgatacccttcaccataagagcacacatttgcatcatctctgcatcattATCCATTttaggtaaactttcagtttctgaatcatcatcatcagaatatgatgactctgaatcagactttatgatgaaagcctttcctttgcccctctttgaggcagccactttaggagattcctcatGAGCTTAAAGAGCAgttgtccttgactttcttccatgcctttttctcatttgatccatctcaagttcataagtcttaagcataccatagatttcatcaagagtagttttagtaaggttatagttgtctcttatggtagtagacttcaaatcccaattttcaggaagagctaaaaggaattttagatttgaatcttcaagatcatattccttgtccaccagtgacagatcattcaagagtttgataaacctgtcatataagtcagttaatgacttatcagcttttgagtcaaagtgctcatactcttgagtgagtatagtcctcctataCTTTTTGATTGCATcggttccctgacatcttgtctccaaagcatctcatatcttctttgcagtcttgcaattaattaccctgtttgacatgacattatcaatggcactatacagcaaatgccttacccttgcatctttggcaatagatgagatgtcttcagctgtgtaatcacctttctcctttggtatggactttgctggttgatcaacaactataacagagagcttggtgggcttatatggtccttcattaatcctatcaaggtattatggatctgtagcttccagaaacataaccatcttcactttccatatgggatactcagaaggtttcagtatgggaaccctaatagtctcatatcgactgtgggtttgagtgttttgagtttcttgaattttggtgggcttggttggagtttgtgcttcttcagacatgattgtttggatatttactgtatgtatgttaacagaaaagctcggataccaattgttaggtcacacaacactatagaagggggttgaacacagtgtttatacaatcagatctatttaacacaagtatgtaacaaagatcaattatattcaataaactctgttataatatgaactgttgttctctctcaatgatgaacaaatatcactaagagctactaggttacaatgtataatcttctcgataatgataacacatatagtgtagaccctaagtctgtgtttatatagtacacagttacaagatttattctaattgatatggaatacaattctgtctcctaaaatatatcaatcagatatcttctacaagtcttccagtcttctaactctttccatgcatatcttcttttattttagtctcgatcttctcatGTAAATCAACTTCATTCCTTAACtaaaagtcttcccgcacttaagttctgatatgaccttaagttctgatattaagttctgacttccagtaagtcctgatttgtcctgttgttaagttctgaaaactaaatacaaatcatattagacatgacatctcaaatatatctaacatggaTTACTATCCAAAGTTGACTTAATTAAAGACAACCTCCCAGCTTGATTCAGACTATCTCTCTTCCAATTAGCCAGTTTATTTTTGAACTTTTCAATCAGAGATTTCCAAAATATGAATTTTCTAGGACTTACCCCAAATTGACTGCCCAAGTACATTAGAGGCCACTTACAGACCTTACACCCAAGCTTATCAGTAAATAGATCAAACTCCTCTCCTGATAAGTGACAAGAATATAAATtacttttctaaaaatttatctTCAAACTAGAGAGCAACTGGAAGCACTGTAACACTCTTTTCACACTAGAAACTGATTTTAAACTACAATTTAAGAACACAATTATGTTATCAGCAAACTGTAAAAACATTCCTTCATTCCCAAATTGTAAGCCCTGAAACAACCCCAACTAACTTGCTTTATTTAACATCTTACTTAGCACTTCCCCTGCCAAATTAAAGAGCATTGGAGACAAAGGATCTACTTGCCTAAGTCCATTTGAAATACTAAACTCCTTAGAAGGGCACCCATTACCTAATACAGAAATCCtaattgatttaaataaatcCTCCATCCATTTAATCCACTTGCAACCCAAACCTAAACACTCCATAGTCTTGACGAGAAAATTCCAATTGATAGTGTCAAAAGTTTTCTCAAAATTCAGCTTCAAGATTAGACCTCTATTACCTGAAAATTTCATGGTATGGTAAACTTCATTCACTAACATTATACTCTCTGCTGCTTCCCTCCCCTTCACAAAACCAAATTGATTATCATCTATCAATTTTTTATAAACTCTGCTGAGTCTTTGAGCCAACACTTTAGTTAACAATTTAGTCACACTGTTAATTAAACTTATTGGCCTATAGTCCTTTAACATTGTTGGCACCTTGGACCGATGTTGAAAAAATACTTTTCTCTACACCCGAGTAAACATCGGTTTTAAAGGAAATAGATATCAGTCCAGAACTGATGTCTATTGAcctttttctagtagtgaattAAAACATAAGGGGAGCATTCCTGACTTAGAAAAAGATATGAACCCTTCAAGAATTTTATCTTTCAAATAAATTCAAAACTCCTTGATATACCTCATATTCATACCATCTGGAGTGTTGGTAATCTTGGGTTTGCTTTTAGGTACCTCATATTCAAAATCAACCAGACATGTAGTTAGTACGTAATTTTTTAAGATAtcttttaaataaatatttttattaaatatagtTATTCATGAAAAAAAAATCGTTCCTCTAAAAAGTTCGGGTTATTCAGATATATTCGGCGTTCAATAAATTGAAACCATCCAAAATCCATGTCTGAACTAAACTAGTAAAGTCGAACCTGATTAAACAAGTTTGAGTTGTGAGCTGTCTGTCTCGAATTACCGCTCTCGTAGCTTCAgcaaaattattgggaaaattaaTTTAAACGTCCTTGAAGTAATAGTCTTTTATTGTCAAAGTCCCTGAACTATTTTTTAAACATTTGAGATACTTGAACATTTAAATATTTGTAATTGACATACTTCCATCTAATATAGACTAACAGATGTTAGTCAAACCTGATGTGGCAagtaaaaaatataaaaaataaaataaaacttaGTTGTATTCTTATTTGACATATCTGTTATAGAAGTCTCACTGATGCACTTAAAAATGTACATTTTGCAGGTTGTGCCTAAGATCTAGTTTACAATTAAGAAAAtcttcaaaaaaaaattaaaggcTAAACATATTCAAAGactattataaaataataaaattaaaacaaatattTAAAGACAACATATATTAAAATTGAGGTTCAAAATCTAAAAATATTGAACGGTAATATAACTTAATATCAAAATATCCTCATCCTTGAAAATACCTACACCCGGTGGAGAAAGGAAGTGATGGTGGTAACGCTTGAACATTTTTTGTTTTGGATGGTCTCCATTCCTTCCTTTTTGTTTCTCACCCTGATTTATATGTTGTTCCTTGTATTTATCGCTCTTTTTTTAATTTGACACCTTCTTTTTCCTATGTATTTCAAGTATCAAgtaataatattataaaataataacaTGTGATTTTTTCTtcaactttcaaaaaataacttaaATACAGGTTATATAACAAATCCCTTATTTCTATAAAGTACAAGTCAAATTTATTACTCTCTATAAACAAATGAAATAAGATAAACGAGAATATAGACATATGTTTATACCTCTATAATGGTCGATATAGACTTTAATTTATCTAATTTGATGGCGAACCCAAAATCCTCGTTTTTTCATAAATCTTAATTTCCCATTTCTCAAcctttttactccaattttaaaaaaaaaaattttaaatataGTATATGAGAGTCATGTCAGAGTTTCCTGACATATCTGTCAAATAGtaaaaaaaatgacaaaaatagccgattttttaaaaaaatttaacaaaaatagtTATTCTGAAAAAAATGGCCAATTTTGACCGATTGAATACTGcactgtcagttgggtatcccaatttgtataagatactccactggtagttgggtatttcatatatgttgggtatcccaatttgtataatatactccactggtagttgggtatttcatatatgggatactccacTGTCAGTTGAGTATCTTATATAAAGTGGATACTTCACTGACAGTTGGATATCCATCGGCCAAAGTTGGCCAATTTTTCAGAAATGAGTTATTTTTATcaattttgtgtaaaaataggctaaatttgtcTTTCACCCCAAATAGTAATACATGTGTATATACAagttaatatttttttatttgtcCCATCTGATTTGACTAACATCTGTTAGTCGATAAGTGGATAGTAGACAGAAcgtttaaaaaataatttaagaatCTTAACATTAAAAGGCTAAATTTCAGATACGTTCGaattaattttttcaaaattattttagaaaCAAAATATCGAAGAAACCGGAAAAAATCCTATACGGGCCCGGGTCAGCTAGTGggcaaaataaaataatttatagaCCTATTCTACCTGTAATTTCTCAAAGAACCCTGATTAGCTTGCGCTTGGTTCTTCTGATTTTGAAGGTGagtaaattttttaattatatttttcttcAGATCATCTAGCAATACTTTGTTTATCATGTACGTATGTATATAGGTGTGCACAAATGTAACTTAATTACCGACTTCTTTGTTATGCCTGTATAGTGATTGATAAATGTCCCCTGAGAATAGTTTTTAGTGGAATTTATCTATTTAAGCTAggaatttttgaattattttgtaAAGTAGTTGCTTAGTACACAATGTCTCTTTATGATCAACATTTTTGCTCGTAAGTTGAACTTGTGGTTACGGTTTTGACTGTTTGAATTATTATTAGAAGAATGTAGTGCATAACATCAAAATGTTCAAGTACAAAAATTAACAATGATGATTTAAACTGAAAGTTAGAATGTAATGACGTTTTGAGCGATAATTAGAAAATTGTATTCTAGGTAGCTTGATTTGTTGATATCTAGAGATTAAGCATGAGGGTTGTACATCCACTTGACACAGCTGATGACCTACATTGAGGTACATTACAAAAAGGAGAATAGGATCGTGACAGTGACTTCAGAATTTATCGCTGATTATGATTGACACACTAGATGTATTAGTTTTTAAGGGATTAATTGGAAAGATGTATACTGGAGAGAATAATTATGTTATGTGTAGAGAATCGGATAATTAACAACGGAAAGAATTACATATAATAAATATGATAGCACATGATTAATAATTTATAACATTATTGCCTAACGTAATTCATAGTTATGTTAGGTTGTCATTTAACACCAATGATAATATTAAAACTATACAAGAGTCCAGACAAATATGAAATGAAAAATGCTTCAATGCAGGTTAGACATATGTGATTGATCATCTTATAAATAATGAACTAGTCAATTACATCAATGTCCAACCAAATGACTAATATACTAGTTGATATGGTATAAAATTAAGGATAGCGAAAGGTTTAAACTTGCAAATCATAAGGCATATACTACTGAGTAGAAAAAGAAGAAATACTCATATTTTGGAGAGGACGCCGGACATGGAAACAGCCGTGAAGCTTGCCTAGACAGTCATATTCCGTCTTGGAGACATAATTCTGGGTAAAGATAATCGTAGATTTGAAAGAGGAGATCATTGAATATGCCCGATCTCCTTGAAAATGGCGAGGAAGACATTGTAAGTGTAGGGTTAGTGCTTGTAGAAATTGGAGTTGATCAAGGCTTGGGAAGAAGAAACAAACAAGAAATAGGCCTGCCCAAGATGCCAGAGCTTATTAGTAGAATCGATAGCAGACTTAAGATGTAAGATGTCCCGGGGATCATCAAGGGACTTGGTAGATAAGGAAACAATAGCTCGTTCATCCTCTTCCTAGTACATTTTTAAATTGAAAGGTCCTAACTTGTTGGGTATGAATCCCCTGCAGCTGCCAGGCCTTGCTCCATTACAAAGGCCTCCCACATACTGCCAAGCCCCCATTAATTACACTGTAAGCAGGGAGGAGGACATGCAGGTATTACGATTAAGTTCATACATAGGGTGTCCAGTGTCCTGATTAAGGTCATATAGTAGATGAATCAAATATCTATCGCACCCCCATGCAGTTTGCACCATCTTCTGTTGGTCTTACAGAAGAAGGTAGCCTGATAAGTTAGACTCTCCACGGAATTATAGTGTTCGAAGAAAAATCCCCTTCTCCCTCATCCAAGTGGCAGGCCTTGTGATTATGAAACCACACAGACTGAACTGCTTATGCTACCAATTGCTTTTTCTCTTGTAAGATGTTGGTTTTGTCAATAATTTCTATGAACAATGATTACACCTGATTAAGTTTGTGGTATATGAAGTGGAATTGTACAAATATGCACATATATAATATATTCTGCAATTTCTTTGTTTCTTGCAGAAGAAAGCTGGTAGATGAAATTTTtatcatttttgatattttttCTTAGGGCAGTCATTGCTTTTGTCCGTGTTTGTAGTTTGTACATGTCAGTGTGGTACTTAAAAATTAATGGGTTTTGAATATACTTATTACCACTACTTGATAACCATGTATGAGAATTTGGGAACCAAAACTCattttgttaaaattttaatagATTTTCTCTTTTTGTGTGCCTAATGTTACCCGTGTATGATTTGCAGTTGAATAACGGTAATGGACCGTACTTTTGTGAGCAGAACCTGGGACAAGTGGGCATTGAATTGTGTAGGCTCTTCTGGTGAGCTTGAGTCGTTTCTATAACAACTGTTTTTTTGATTTTGTGGACCATATATGTGAGTACGCTTTATGTTTCAGGTCAAGCGTTGAAAGCTGCAATGCTTGTTAACTACGATCCAACTGGGCCTTCTCGCTTATTGTCGACCATGTGAGACAGTAAGCAGTATCTATAGTTTTCCATTCCTGACAAAATAGAGAATGCAGTAAAATCTTTTTAAGGATTTTATTTTTTGTTCTTAATACATTAGTATAGATTTGGGGATGGCAACCTCTGAATTTATATTAAAGAGAAGATTAATAAAGCAGTTTCAAGTATTCCCATTCTGATCGTGTCGAAGCTGTAAGTGAAAACTAAATAAACTTGTTGGCCACACAAGAGAGTAAGAGACACAGATCCTGATTGTCAGAACACCTCCTTGTTTTCTAACAGCTGACTACTTCCTAATTCATGACATGTTTGCAAATCGTGTATCATTGAATAATGATGAAGTGCTTGATGATCCCAGTAAACTTCAAGTTAATTACAATCTGCAAATGGAGAGTGGAGACCCAATAAAGGAAAGACGTATTTGATTAGGTATTGAAAAGCTAACTATCAAGAATAGGAAAGATCTGCAGACTTCTACCTATTACTCTGGAGGCTTAGAGAAACCCCCTGTCCTTTTTTAAGGAGTTCTCTTCGGAGAGCTATCTACTATGATTTTAATCTCATATGTGTTCTCTTTTCACATGGGACTTTGGGAGCAATACTTGGCCACACAGTACCCATGTACTTGTACTATATACTCTGTCTATAAGTATTTGCTCCGTGCTGTCACTGTTAACAAAATGTTGTATTACCTAGCAGAGTATATGTGTGTCATGCCTCAATCATCTTTAATTCCGGCTTAAAACATTAGAAAACAAATCATGGAAGCTGTAAAAGAGAATCAGGGCCAACAAAGAATATCAAGTATTCGTAGGAGGATCACGGGAATGTGTAATTAACTACAAAGCATTATGACCCCATATGGCTATCTTATATTCTTATGTATTATTAGAATAGTGAAGAACCCGGGTTGGATGGAATAATACTCTGTACTATTAGAAATAACTTATGTATTATTAGAATTTAGAAATAATATTCTGTACTGACAAAATAATACTCTGTACTGACAATGTTATGTTTTTAACTCATAATACTATTTGCATATAACTTTTTTATTAAATGGTAGTTTCTACATGATAAAAAATAGTAGCACTTGGCAGTTTAAACTTTCACTCATTAAGTAATGCGGGAAATGGTGCATGATGTTTTCACTTCGTCTTCACGTatgtacacacacacacacacacacacacatatattgGAAAAGAGCTCAACTGTTAAAGCTAGGTTTATTACCTTATCTTGTAGTGAAGAACAAGAAGGAATAAAAGCAGATCCGATCGAGTTAAGTCAATTTATTAACTTCATCAAACGAAATAATCTTCAGACTGAGAGCTTCTTTATTGGGTCAAATCAATGTAAGTTTTTCTACTGCACAAAAAATCTGTAATCTTGGTCAGGGATCTTCGAATCAAAACTTTACCATTATAAGACTTCAATCAGGATCATCATTTTTTCATATAACCATAACCATCTTTATATGGTAAGGGTATTGTTAGAGAAGTTCTGGGACAGTCACTATGTTTTAGATAGATGGATTCTTGTATAAGGTCTACTTATTTCTCATCTCTAATTGTTTGAACTGGGATATGATTATGTAAAAGATGTTGTAACATCAATTTTTGAGAACTGGTTCACTGCAAGATGCATGAGCACCTCAAATCACGCTGGTGAAGGTGCCATTGTGATGCAGACACCGGCATTTCTCCTTGTTGCATTGTAAGTAATGAGAACAAAATGTTAACTCATATATACTTATGTTAATCTTTTTCATTTTGctattttctaaatattttattattattcccCGAATAAAAAGAACCCGACCTTGATGTATAACTTGCATTTTTCTTCTTTAAACTGTTTTTGAGATGCTATAGATATGACGGCTCTATTGCCTCAGCGTCTCGTGCGATGGTTGCTGTCGATCAATTAGTGTGGCAATTGGGTCGAAGAAATCTTTGAATTGAATTTCTGAGATGGTACGTTTAGGTTGTAGCCGCAATCATTGGTAGAGCCATCTAATCTAA is a window from the Apium graveolens cultivar Ventura chromosome 1, ASM990537v1, whole genome shotgun sequence genome containing:
- the LOC141670210 gene encoding uncharacterized protein LOC141670210 gives rise to the protein MDRTFVSRTWDKWALNCVGSSGQALKAAMLVNYDPTGPSRLLSTIEEQEGIKADPIELSQFINFIKRNNLQTESFFIGSNQYVVTSIFENWFTARCMSTSNHAGEGAIVMQTPAFLLVALYDGSIASASRAMVAVDQLVWQLGRRNL